Below is a window of Acidobacteriota bacterium DNA.
GCAGGAAAAGGCTTGGCAAGTCGGCTGCATCGGGCGAACTGGCTCAAATCTCTCTTTGCAGATTCTGCAAGTTTTCATTTCTGCCTCATTACAGCCATCGTGGCGCGCCTCAACTCCTGCGCTGCATCCTTCCCTCTAGCCGCCTCGACTCGTGCCAAGAAGGCAGTCCTAAGTGCGTTTGTGGGCATTGCGGCCAGCATCCTAGACTCGCACTCTGCCAGGTATGCAGGGCAAGACGAGCAGACTACCGTACCGGATAGCAGGGTGACGGGCTTTGTCTCTATCGTCTGACATCCTAGGCACTCTCCGCTCACTGGCCGTTCCAGCCAAGCAGTGCTCTCACCATGTTTATAGCCTCACCGCGCTGCTTGTGCGTCATCATGTCGCGCAATACCTTCCGCGCTTCATAAGCAGCCTTCTCCGGCGAATACAGCGGAACCGGTGCCATCGGTTCGTTATTCACATGCCACAGATAGCCATAAGCCAGCGCCATTGCAGCGCGCAGCCGTTCAATCTCAGTAGCAGCCTCGGCTCCAATCGCGCCGGTCAGCGGCTGGTAGCCTTTTTCATCGATATCCATAATCCGTTCAACAATGTTCATTTCCGCTCTCCGTAGTTAAGACGGGGCCACTGCTAACCCGTAAGCTGGTAACAGAATCCCCTTCTGGTATATCCAAGCCTCTTGATACTCGATCACGCTCGACATCCTGCTGGAACTCATCGAGGCCGACGATTCGCGGATATTCACCATCTCGCCCTCAAGGCCCTCAACAACCTCCGCCCCGAGTCCAGTAGCGATGGCGTGCCCCGAGATGAATAGCGTTTTCCACTGCTGCGCCGTGATCCGCTTTCCGCCGAATTCCGCACATTTCGCCACATCTCCGCAGGTTGCGTGAAACTTCGCGTTCTGTGCAGGTGTTCGCTTGCGCTCTGCCAGCCACATCAGCATGCCGTCAGGAGAGGAGTAGATCGCATCTACTGCTAGAGGCCTTGTTACGGAGGATAGGGTTATTGGGCGCATCGTTATTTGTCCTCTGACAAGATACGCCACGCCAGCGTCCTGCGATGTATGCCTCCTGCCGCATCTATAGTTTTCACGTAACACGTCTTGAGCGGAACACCATCACGCCGTAGCGCCCTCACCACTTTATCCGGATCTGCACCACCGATCCAAATTTGCGGATCAGTCAAAGTCCTACCTGCCTCAAACTGAGACAAGCACCAAGCCTTTTGCTCTGCAAATGTATTGCACTGCCATAGCATTATTGGGCGCATATGTAATGCTCAATGCTATCTTCACCAAACTGGAATGCGTGCTTGTTTCGATCTTCAATCGGAACAACAGTACCTTTTTTCCTTGCGTGACCGATCGTATCGATCCATGATTCATCGTCAAAAATGACGCCGAATTTAAACCCTCTTGATCCGCACGATGCGGTTTGTATCGTGCCTTCGGATCCGACAATCAAGAAGTGCGAACAATGCGACCATCCTGGCGCTTGAGAATAGTCCGGAGTCTTCGTTAAACGCACGCGGTCTCCAACCTTAAACGGCGAAAACCGCTCCATCAGGAGATCATGAGCAGCAACCAACTCGAGTAAATAAAACTCAAGCGGTCCTCGACCGAGCATATGCATGGACTCCCGCAGCATCTTTGCTGCCTTCTTTACGTTCTGGTAGTCAATCACATTTGATCTCCTGTCATGGCTTGTGCAGACACGTCTCAACGCAGTCGGCATGCCCAGGTCCGCCGGGCTCTCCGTAGTCGTAGTCGCCGCACACCTTGCATCGATAGACAGCTTGGCTGCAACCGTCTGTATAGTCTTGCGGGCAGTGCCGACCTCCATCGCTCTCCCAAAGATGCCGTCCATCCTTGCATGCGTCGCTGCCGAGCTGCATGCTCGCCTCTCGTATCAGACGATTGAGGATGTCTGTCGTCACGCTATGTACCTCCTACCGTGTATCGTCTCTGTCG
It encodes the following:
- a CDS encoding recombination protein NinB, translating into MRPITLSSVTRPLAVDAIYSSPDGMLMWLAERKRTPAQNAKFHATCGDVAKCAEFGGKRITAQQWKTLFISGHAIATGLGAEVVEGLEGEMVNIRESSASMSSSRMSSVIEYQEAWIYQKGILLPAYGLAVAPS